Part of the Trypanosoma brucei brucei TREU927 chromosome 2, complete sequence genome, CCACTCGCCGCACGAGTTGGTGCACTTCCGGAGCAGAGGCCCGCGCCCGCGGTTCCATCACCTTCTCCAGCGATGGTGGTTGTGCTCAACACCGCAGAGCAGAAGCGAATAGAGTGGGGTGACTCACTTATTGCTGTTGATCATCTTCTTATTGGGTTGTTTGAATGTAAGGAAGTTGAGGCCATCATGAAGGCCGCACACGCGTCGAAGAAAGCCGTTGAAGGTGCGCTTCTGGAGTTacgcaaaggaaagaaggttaCATCCGAATTCCAGGAGGAAAACTACCAAGCTCTTGAAAAATACGCAACCGACTTGTGTAAACTggcggaggaggggaaacttGATCCAGTGATTGGGCGGACTGATGAGGTTCTGCGCACAATACGCGTTCTATCGAgacgaacaaaaaacaacccAATTCTGATTGGTGAGCCCGGTGTCGGCAAGACTGCGATCGCGGAGGGAATTGCGCAGCGGATTGTACGTGGGGACGTGCCGGACACCTTGTTGAATAcacgtttgttttcccttgacCTCGGCGCCCTTATCGCTGGAAGCTCGCTTCGGGGCGAGTTTGAGGAGCGTCTCAAGAGTGTGCTAAACGAAGTGAAGGAGAGCTCCAATGgagttattttgtttattgatgAGATTCACCTCGTCCTCGGGGCAGGGAAGTCCGGTGGCTCGATGGATGCCGCAAATTTGCTGAAACCAATGCTCGCACGTGGAGAACTTCGTACTATTGGAGCGACTACACTGGAGGAGTATCGCACATATGTCGAGAAGGATGCCGCATTTGAGAGGCGCTTCATGCCTGTGTATGTTACAGAGCCCAGTGTTGAAGAGTGCATCAGCATCCTTCGTGGCCTAAAGGACCGGTATGAGGCACACCACGGTGTTCAAATTACTGACAATgcggttgttgttgcagcacAGCTGGCGAACCGTTACATCACAAACCGCTTCATGCCTGACAAGGCCATCGACCTCATTGATGAAGCGTGTGCCAATGTGAGGGTGCAGCTTTCATCGCGGCCGGAGGCGATTGACATCCTTGAGCGCAAGAAACGCCAGCTGGAGATTGAGGCGAAGGCTCTCGAACGTGACAAGGAAGCTGCTTCACGGGAGCGACTAAAACTTGTGAAGGCGGATATACAGCGCGTTGAGGAGGAGTTGCAACCACTTGTCAGCAAGTATAATGATGAGCGTCAACGTATTGATGAGCTTCAGGAGATGCAGTCGCGTCTTGATGAGAAGAAGAACAAACTGGAGCGCGCTGTGCGTGATGGCAAAATGGACTTGGCTGCAGACCTCCAGTACAATGTCATCCCCCTGATTCAGGACCGCATTCGGTCGTTGAAGGAGGACATTGAAAGACAGAAGGCCACATTGGTGCAGGAAAAGGTTACTGAAGGTGACGTCGCCGCTGTGGTTGCCCGCTGGACCGGCATCCCTGTGGTTAAATTGAGTCAGACGGATCGGGAACGGCTATTGAACCTTTCCATGCATCTCCACCGACGCGTGAAGGGACAAGATGAGGCGGTTGAGCGGGTTGCCGATGCTATTATTCGTGCTCGTGCGGGCCTGTCGCGGCCCAACTCCCCAACTGCCTCGTTTCTATTCCTTGGACCCACGGGTGTTGGAAAGACAGAACTGGTTAAAGCCGTTGCTGCCGAGTTGTTTGACGACGAAAAGCATATGGTACGCATTGACATGAGCGAGTATATGGAGCAACATTCGGTGTCACGGTTGATTGGTGCACCACCTGGTTACATTGGCCATGACGAGGGCGGACAGTTGACGGAACCAGTGCGGCGGCGCCCTCACGCCGTTGTGTTGTTTGATGAGGTGGAAAAGGCACATCCAAATGTGTACAATGTGCTACTGCAAGTACTGGATGATGGCCGCTTGACTGACTCGCGTGGACGGACGGTGGACTTCAGCAACACCATCATCGTCATGACATCTAACCTCGGCTCTGAGCACCTCTTGAACCCTGAGGAGACGAATGAATCTTATGAGGTACTGCGTGAGAATGTGTTGGCTGCCGTGCGGTCTTACTTCCGACCTGAGCTCATCAATCGCTTGGATGATATTGTTGTGTTCCGAAGACTTCGTACAGAAGACCTGCGGGGTGTCGTTGACAATCTTATCGCTGGCGTTAACGAGCGTCTCAAATCCAGTgggttttctgttttgctgGATGATGGTGTGAAGGATTTCATTTTGGAGCATGGCCACGATGCCAATATGGGCGCTCGCCCGCTACGCCGTTGGATCGAAAAGAACATCGTCACTGAAATCGGCCGCATGCTCATCGCGAAGGAGCTGCCACCAAACAGCACTTTACGAGTTTCACTTCCTGAAGGTGGGAACAAACTGACGTTTGGTGTGAAACGGGGGCTTACCAGTGACGAATGGGAATAAAGGCGCTGGACAAACAGAAAGGATATATCTATATCGATATatgtgttttcgtttttgtccTGGTGATGAGCGGGTGTGTGGGACGCATCCTTCCTCCTGTAACTGTGCCCTACTACTGGGTTCATGTGTTGGTTGTGATCTCCTTTGCCGCACCTTAttaccttctttcttttcaaaataataataatagttatTATTACCGCtctcactattattattattatcattattattattattatcattattattattattattaccgctctcactattattattattattgtcactaTTATTGTCACTctcataattattattatgaacgttttttgttattattatttttttgctttatcatcatcatcatcactgtgtcgattattattatattattattagtattgctgttgttatttgctCGAGTCAGTGCGTTCTAGTACTACTACTGTTTTTGCATGTTCCGTACTGGTGCGCTGTCCAAGATTCTTTGTCGTTTCTTATGGCGTCATGACTGAGCGGATAAATAAATTGCAGCATTAATTGTCTGAGGAGCTTATCCCTGACATCTTTCAACTCGTTCTGCATGTGCgtgttactgttattattgttattattattaagtGATGTTTTCATTGTaccactttcttttcttcttccctttggttcatttatttatttattttgaatGGTTTCTCTTAAGTGTGTGGCCGCACTGCTGTACACCACCAATAATATAGAAGATAGGCATTCCAATAAGGGGATATTaattgtgtatatatatatatatatatattattctTAGGAATAGTCTCTATTATTGTGTGGCTCCCATccggggagggggaaagaaaaaaaaaaaagagacaccAAACCGAACTGAATAATTTTCCGGAAccgaaggaagtgaaaccactgtatcatcaccattattaatataattataattattataattattaagattattattattattatccaGTTCTCCCCGTGTTTTGTGCTTACGTTTCTTTCctaatttctttcttttttaaagtaGCGGCCAAGCCCCGTGGTGCTGGAATTTTCTTCATAAACGTGATTAGGTGTGACTAAAGCACCTTCTGGCTGTCGTCgtagttgttgttattgcttcttcttccttttttttctttttattttgtttgtttgtcgtttgtgtgtgggtgcgtgtgggtgtgtgagagagaaagaaagaaagaaagaaagaaagaaagaaaaagaggggaaggggacTTTGAGACGGTTAAGAATCTTTGTAATGTTTGGTGGTGTAAAGTGGTCACCGCAGTCATGGATGAGTGACACGCGGTCTTCCATTGAGAAGAAATGTATTGGTCAAGTATATATGGTAGGAGCACATAATGCAGGAACACACGGCATACAAATGTTTTCCCCGTTTGGATTAGATGCCCCTGAAAAGTTACGAAGCCTCCCTCCATATGTGACCTTTCTTTTAAGATTTCTTACTGTTGGTGTGAGCAGCAGATGGGGACGTTGTCAAAATCTTTCTATTCGACAGCTTTTGGATCATGGGGTGCGTTATCTCGACTTACGCATGAACATAAGTCCGGAtcaggaaaataaaatttacACAACGCATTTCCATATTTCTGTTCCACTACAAGAGGTTCTGAAGGATGTCAAGGATTTCTTGACCACACCTGCAAGCGCCAACGAATTTGTCATCCTCGATTTCTTGCATTTCTACGGATTTAATGAGAGCCATACGATGAAGCGCTTTGTTGAGGAGCTGCAAGCACTTGAGGAGTTTTACATTCCCACAACCGTCTCTTTAACCACACCACTTTGTAACCTCTGGCAGTCAACCAGAcgtatttttcttgttgtgaGACCTTATGTAGAATACCCTTATGCACGACTCCGCAGTGTTGCGCTTAAATCCATTTGGGTTAATCAAATGGAGTTGAATGATCTTCTCGACCGGTTGGAGGAACTCATGACGCGTGATTTGGAAGATGTCAGTATTGGCGGGGTTCCATCTAAAATGTACGTCACGCAAGCTATCGGTACGCCGCGAAATAACGACTTTGCGGTGGCAGCGTGTTGTGGCGCGTGTCCCGGTTCACATCCCGATTTGTATTCCGCTGCAAAGCATAAAAATCCACATCTTTTGCAGTGGTTTTATGATTTAAATGTTAATGGTGTTATGCGAGGGGAGCGTGTGACTATAAGACGGGGAAACAATACACATGGAAATATACTTTTGCTTGATTTCGTGCAAGA contains:
- a CDS encoding glycosylphosphatidylinositol-specific phospholipase C (identical to SP:P09194: Variant-surface-glycoprotein phospholipase C (EC 3.1.4.47) (VSG lipase) (Glycosylphosphatidylinositol-specific phospholipase C) (GPI-PLC). {Trypanosoma brucei brucei}) encodes the protein MFGGVKWSPQSWMSDTRSSIEKKCIGQVYMVGAHNAGTHGIQMFSPFGLDAPEKLRSLPPYVTFLLRFLTVGVSSRWGRCQNLSIRQLLDHGVRYLDLRMNISPDQENKIYTTHFHISVPLQEVLKDVKDFLTTPASANEFVILDFLHFYGFNESHTMKRFVEELQALEEFYIPTTVSLTTPLCNLWQSTRRIFLVVRPYVEYPYARLRSVALKSIWVNQMELNDLLDRLEELMTRDLEDVSIGGVPSKMYVTQAIGTPRNNDFAVAACCGACPGSHPDLYSAAKHKNPHLLQWFYDLNVNGVMRGERVTIRRGNNTHGNILLLDFVQEGTCTVKGVDKPMNAVALCVHLNTNQTARS
- a CDS encoding ATP-dependent Clp protease subunit, heat shock protein 100 (HSP100), putative (3 frameshifts required for perfect match to SP:P31543: Heat shock protein 100 (CLP protein). {Trypanosoma brucei brucei}) is translated as MAHSDRQCTNAAQTALSDAVESARKHNNGFVDPAHLALVLFKNEDGLASRVLRKLNAGTVLEPLAARVGALPEQRPAPAVPSPSPAMVVVLNTAEQKRIEWGDSLIAVDHLLIGLFECKEVEAIMKAAHASKKAVEGALLELRKGKKVTSEFQEENYQALEKYATDLCKLAEEGKLDPVIGRTDEVLRTIRVLSRRTKNNPILIGEPGVGKTAIAEGIAQRIVRGDVPDTLLNTRLFSLDLGALIAGSSLRGEFEERLKSVLNEVKESSNGVILFIDEIHLVLGAGKSGGSMDAANLLKPMLARGELRTIGATTLEEYRTYVEKDAAFERRFMPVYVTEPSVEECISILRGLKDRYEAHHGVQITDNAVVVAAQLANRYITNRFMPDKAIDLIDEACANVRVQLSSRPEAIDILERKKRQLEIEAKALERDKEAASRERLKLVKADIQRVEEELQPLVSKYNDERQRIDELQEMQSRLDEKKNKLERAVRDGKMDLAADLQYNVIPLIQDRIRSLKEDIERQKATLVQEKVTEGDVAAVVARWTGIPVVKLSQTDRERLLNLSMHLHRRVKGQDEAVERVADAIIRARAGLSRPNSPTASFLFLGPTGVGKTELVKAVAAELFDDEKHMVRIDMSEYMEQHSVSRLIGAPPGYIGHDEGGQLTEPVRRRPHAVVLFDEVEKAHPNVYNVLLQVLDDGRLTDSRGRTVDFSNTIIVMTSNLGSEHLLNPEETNESYEVLRENVLAAVRSYFRPELINRLDDIVVFRRLRTEDLRGVVDNLIAGVNERLKSSGFSVLLDDGVKDFILEHGHDANMGARPLRRWIEKNIVTEIGRMLIAKELPPNSTLRVSLPEGGNKLTFGVKRGLTSDEWE